A window of the Nycticebus coucang isolate mNycCou1 chromosome 3, mNycCou1.pri, whole genome shotgun sequence genome harbors these coding sequences:
- the LOC128581378 gene encoding uncharacterized protein LOC128581378, with the protein MRKQEEEQQESAADPTPKSVPCASLGTTAPAAPRGPAPLDPVPAPPLSPPLACPGPVSRPALRHPEPTASVAEKGEIVRVQQRLHHPLPAPPRLRPAPASRLGSARPAAASSRAGHGDTGPVGADAEAPAVRDRRLTGSVQPWSQVPRTPLVSVM; encoded by the coding sequence ATGCGAAAGCAGGAAGAGGAGCAGCAGGAGAGCGCCGCAGACCCGACCCCCAAAAGCGTACCCTGTGCGTCCCTAGGCACTACAGCACCTGCCGCTCCGCGCGGCCCCGCCCCGCTCGACCCCGTTCCCGCCCCGCCCCTGTCTCCGCCCCTGGCCTGCCCCGGCCCTGTCTCCCGCCCCGCCCTGCGCCACCCTGAACCAACGGCCTCGGTTGCAGAGAAGGGCGAGATCGTCCGCGTGCAACAGCGCCTGCACCACCCACTCCCAGCCCCGCCCCGGCTCCGCCCAGCTCCGGCGTCCCGCCTCGGCTCCGCCCGGCCCGCCGCAGCGTCGAGTCGCGCGGGTCACGGGGACACGGGTCCGGTCGGGGCCGACGCGGAAGCGCCTGCTGTCCGCGACCGGCGCCTCACCGGCTCTGTCCAGCCCTGGTCCCAAGTGCCGAGGACGCCGCTGGTCAGTGTCATGTGA
- the ARSA gene encoding arylsulfatase A isoform X3, with protein MGMYPGVLKPSSQGGLPLEEVTLAEVLAAKGYLTGMAGKWHLGVGPEGIFLPPHHGFHRFLGIPYSHDQGPCQNLTCFPPATPCDGGCDQGLVPIPLLANLTVEVQPPWLPGLEARYVAFARDLMTDAQRQGRPFFLYYASHHTHYPQFSGQSFAEHSGRGSFGDSLMELDAAVGALMTAMEDLGLLEETVVIFTADNGPEMMRMSRGGCSGLLRCGKGTTFEGGIREPALAFWLGHITPGVTHELASSLDLLPTLAALTGAPLPNVTLDGFDLSPLLLGTGKSPRQSLFFYPAYPDEVRGVFAVRSGKYKAHFFTQGSAHSDTTADPACHATSPLTAHEPPLIYDLSKDPGENYNLLGGVTTVTPEVLHAVKQLQLLKAQFDAAMTFGPSQIARGEDPTLQICCRPGCTPYPTCCHCPDPWA; from the exons ATGGGCATGTACCCTGGAGTCCTGAAGCCTAGCTCTCAGGGGGGCCTGCCCCTAGAAGAGGTGACCCTGGCAGAGGTCCTGGCTGCCAAAGGTTACCTCACAGGAATGGCTGGCAAGTGGCACCTTGGGGTGGGGCCagaagggatcttcttgcctcctcATCACGGCTTCCATCGATTCCTAGGCATCCCCTACTCCCATGATCAG GGCCCCTGCCAGAACCTGACCTGCTTCCCACCGGCCACCCCCTGTGATGGCGGCTGTGACCAGGGCCTGGTCCCCATCCCCCTGTTGGCCAACTTGACTGTGGAGGTGCAGCCTCCCTGGCTGCCGGGCTTGGAGGCCCGCTACGTAGCTTTTGCCCGTGACCTCATGACCGATGCCCAGCGCCAGGGCCGTCCATTCTTCCTGTACTACGCCTCCCAC CACACCCACTACCCCCAGTTCAGTGGGCAGAGCTTTGCAGAGCACTCAGGCCGTGGGTCATTTGGGGATTCCCTGATGGAGCTGGATGCAGCTGTAGGGGCCCTGATGACGGCCATGGAGGACCTGGGCCTGCTTGAAGAGACCGTGGTCATCTTCACTGCAGACAATGG ACCTGAAATGATGCGTATGTCCCGAGGTGGTTGCTCTGGCCTTTTGCGATGTGGAAAGGGAACAACCTTTGAGGGGGGTATCCGGGAGCCTGCCTTGGCATTCTGGCTAGGCCACATCACTCCAG GTGTGACCCATGAGCTAGCCAGCTCCCTGGACCTACTGCCTACCCTGGCAGCCCTGACTGGGGCCCCACTGCCCAACGTCACCTTGGATGGCTTTGACCTCAGCCCCCTGCTGTTGGGCACAGGCAAG AGCCCTCGGCAGTCTCTCTTCTTCTACCCGGCCTACCCAGATGAGGTCCGTGGAGTCTTTGCTGTGCGGAGTGGGAAGTACAAGGCTCACTTCTTCACCCAGG GCTCTGCCCACAGCGACACCACCGCAGACCCTGCCTGCCATGCCACCAGCCCCCTGACTGCTCACGAGCCCCCATTGATCTATGACCTGTCCAAGGACCCTGGTGAGAACTACAACCTTCTGGGGGGTGTGACCACTGTCACTCCAGAGGTGCTACATGCAGTGAAGCAGCTACAGCTGCTCAAGGCCCAGTTCGATGCAGCTATGACCTTCGGCCCCAGCCAGATAGCCCGGGGTGAGGACCCGACCCTGCAGATCTGTTGCCGGCCTGGCTGCACCCCCTACCCCACCTGTTGCCACTGCCCAGACCCCTGGGCCTAA
- the ARSA gene encoding arylsulfatase A isoform X1, translating into MRALGAFLLALAAGLATASPPNVVLIFADDLGYGDLGCYGHPSSTTPNLDQLAAGGLRFTDFYVPVSLCTPSRAALLTGRLPVRMGMYPGVLKPSSQGGLPLEEVTLAEVLAAKGYLTGMAGKWHLGVGPEGIFLPPHHGFHRFLGIPYSHDQGPCQNLTCFPPATPCDGGCDQGLVPIPLLANLTVEVQPPWLPGLEARYVAFARDLMTDAQRQGRPFFLYYASHHTHYPQFSGQSFAEHSGRGSFGDSLMELDAAVGALMTAMEDLGLLEETVVIFTADNGPEMMRMSRGGCSGLLRCGKGTTFEGGIREPALAFWLGHITPGVTHELASSLDLLPTLAALTGAPLPNVTLDGFDLSPLLLGTGKSPRQSLFFYPAYPDEVRGVFAVRSGKYKAHFFTQGSAHSDTTADPACHATSPLTAHEPPLIYDLSKDPGENYNLLGGVTTVTPEVLHAVKQLQLLKAQFDAAMTFGPSQIARGEDPTLQICCRPGCTPYPTCCHCPDPWA; encoded by the exons ATGAGGGCACTGGGGGCCTTCCTTTTGGCTTTGGCGGCGGGCTTGGCCACTGCCAGCCCACCTAATGTCGTGTTGATCTTTGCTGACGACCTGGGCTATGGAGACCTGGGTTGTTATGGGCACCCCAGTTCCACCACCCCCAACCTGGACCAGCTGGCTGCAGGGGGACTGCGGTTCACAGATTTTTATGTGCCCGTGTCTCTGTGCACACCCTCTCG GGCTGCCCTCTTGACCGGTCGGCTCCCAGTTCGGATGGGCATGTACCCTGGAGTCCTGAAGCCTAGCTCTCAGGGGGGCCTGCCCCTAGAAGAGGTGACCCTGGCAGAGGTCCTGGCTGCCAAAGGTTACCTCACAGGAATGGCTGGCAAGTGGCACCTTGGGGTGGGGCCagaagggatcttcttgcctcctcATCACGGCTTCCATCGATTCCTAGGCATCCCCTACTCCCATGATCAG GGCCCCTGCCAGAACCTGACCTGCTTCCCACCGGCCACCCCCTGTGATGGCGGCTGTGACCAGGGCCTGGTCCCCATCCCCCTGTTGGCCAACTTGACTGTGGAGGTGCAGCCTCCCTGGCTGCCGGGCTTGGAGGCCCGCTACGTAGCTTTTGCCCGTGACCTCATGACCGATGCCCAGCGCCAGGGCCGTCCATTCTTCCTGTACTACGCCTCCCAC CACACCCACTACCCCCAGTTCAGTGGGCAGAGCTTTGCAGAGCACTCAGGCCGTGGGTCATTTGGGGATTCCCTGATGGAGCTGGATGCAGCTGTAGGGGCCCTGATGACGGCCATGGAGGACCTGGGCCTGCTTGAAGAGACCGTGGTCATCTTCACTGCAGACAATGG ACCTGAAATGATGCGTATGTCCCGAGGTGGTTGCTCTGGCCTTTTGCGATGTGGAAAGGGAACAACCTTTGAGGGGGGTATCCGGGAGCCTGCCTTGGCATTCTGGCTAGGCCACATCACTCCAG GTGTGACCCATGAGCTAGCCAGCTCCCTGGACCTACTGCCTACCCTGGCAGCCCTGACTGGGGCCCCACTGCCCAACGTCACCTTGGATGGCTTTGACCTCAGCCCCCTGCTGTTGGGCACAGGCAAG AGCCCTCGGCAGTCTCTCTTCTTCTACCCGGCCTACCCAGATGAGGTCCGTGGAGTCTTTGCTGTGCGGAGTGGGAAGTACAAGGCTCACTTCTTCACCCAGG GCTCTGCCCACAGCGACACCACCGCAGACCCTGCCTGCCATGCCACCAGCCCCCTGACTGCTCACGAGCCCCCATTGATCTATGACCTGTCCAAGGACCCTGGTGAGAACTACAACCTTCTGGGGGGTGTGACCACTGTCACTCCAGAGGTGCTACATGCAGTGAAGCAGCTACAGCTGCTCAAGGCCCAGTTCGATGCAGCTATGACCTTCGGCCCCAGCCAGATAGCCCGGGGTGAGGACCCGACCCTGCAGATCTGTTGCCGGCCTGGCTGCACCCCCTACCCCACCTGTTGCCACTGCCCAGACCCCTGGGCCTAA
- the ARSA gene encoding arylsulfatase A isoform X2, giving the protein MRALGAFLLALAAGLATASPPNVVLIFADDLGYGDLGCYGHPSSTTPNLDQLAAGGLRFTDFYVPVSLCTPSRAALLTGRLPVRMGMYPGVLKPSSQGGLPLEEVTLAEVLAAKGYLTGMAGKWHLGVGPEGIFLPPHHGFHRFLGIPYSHDQGPCQNLTCFPPATPCDGGCDQGLVPIPLLANLTVEVQPPWLPGLEARYVAFARDLMTDAQRQGRPFFLYYASHFSGQSFAEHSGRGSFGDSLMELDAAVGALMTAMEDLGLLEETVVIFTADNGPEMMRMSRGGCSGLLRCGKGTTFEGGIREPALAFWLGHITPGVTHELASSLDLLPTLAALTGAPLPNVTLDGFDLSPLLLGTGKSPRQSLFFYPAYPDEVRGVFAVRSGKYKAHFFTQGSAHSDTTADPACHATSPLTAHEPPLIYDLSKDPGENYNLLGGVTTVTPEVLHAVKQLQLLKAQFDAAMTFGPSQIARGEDPTLQICCRPGCTPYPTCCHCPDPWA; this is encoded by the exons ATGAGGGCACTGGGGGCCTTCCTTTTGGCTTTGGCGGCGGGCTTGGCCACTGCCAGCCCACCTAATGTCGTGTTGATCTTTGCTGACGACCTGGGCTATGGAGACCTGGGTTGTTATGGGCACCCCAGTTCCACCACCCCCAACCTGGACCAGCTGGCTGCAGGGGGACTGCGGTTCACAGATTTTTATGTGCCCGTGTCTCTGTGCACACCCTCTCG GGCTGCCCTCTTGACCGGTCGGCTCCCAGTTCGGATGGGCATGTACCCTGGAGTCCTGAAGCCTAGCTCTCAGGGGGGCCTGCCCCTAGAAGAGGTGACCCTGGCAGAGGTCCTGGCTGCCAAAGGTTACCTCACAGGAATGGCTGGCAAGTGGCACCTTGGGGTGGGGCCagaagggatcttcttgcctcctcATCACGGCTTCCATCGATTCCTAGGCATCCCCTACTCCCATGATCAG GGCCCCTGCCAGAACCTGACCTGCTTCCCACCGGCCACCCCCTGTGATGGCGGCTGTGACCAGGGCCTGGTCCCCATCCCCCTGTTGGCCAACTTGACTGTGGAGGTGCAGCCTCCCTGGCTGCCGGGCTTGGAGGCCCGCTACGTAGCTTTTGCCCGTGACCTCATGACCGATGCCCAGCGCCAGGGCCGTCCATTCTTCCTGTACTACGCCTCCCAC TTCAGTGGGCAGAGCTTTGCAGAGCACTCAGGCCGTGGGTCATTTGGGGATTCCCTGATGGAGCTGGATGCAGCTGTAGGGGCCCTGATGACGGCCATGGAGGACCTGGGCCTGCTTGAAGAGACCGTGGTCATCTTCACTGCAGACAATGG ACCTGAAATGATGCGTATGTCCCGAGGTGGTTGCTCTGGCCTTTTGCGATGTGGAAAGGGAACAACCTTTGAGGGGGGTATCCGGGAGCCTGCCTTGGCATTCTGGCTAGGCCACATCACTCCAG GTGTGACCCATGAGCTAGCCAGCTCCCTGGACCTACTGCCTACCCTGGCAGCCCTGACTGGGGCCCCACTGCCCAACGTCACCTTGGATGGCTTTGACCTCAGCCCCCTGCTGTTGGGCACAGGCAAG AGCCCTCGGCAGTCTCTCTTCTTCTACCCGGCCTACCCAGATGAGGTCCGTGGAGTCTTTGCTGTGCGGAGTGGGAAGTACAAGGCTCACTTCTTCACCCAGG GCTCTGCCCACAGCGACACCACCGCAGACCCTGCCTGCCATGCCACCAGCCCCCTGACTGCTCACGAGCCCCCATTGATCTATGACCTGTCCAAGGACCCTGGTGAGAACTACAACCTTCTGGGGGGTGTGACCACTGTCACTCCAGAGGTGCTACATGCAGTGAAGCAGCTACAGCTGCTCAAGGCCCAGTTCGATGCAGCTATGACCTTCGGCCCCAGCCAGATAGCCCGGGGTGAGGACCCGACCCTGCAGATCTGTTGCCGGCCTGGCTGCACCCCCTACCCCACCTGTTGCCACTGCCCAGACCCCTGGGCCTAA